A region from the Canis aureus isolate CA01 chromosome 8, VMU_Caureus_v.1.0, whole genome shotgun sequence genome encodes:
- the UFSP1 gene encoding ufm1-specific protease 1, with the protein MREPESRPSRQDDASVRPPSPPPALKPLKDVHLGLAPPDRGPARLALLSGHYLYYHYGCDGLDDRGWGCGYRTLQTLCSWPEGWSARVPGLAAVQAALEDMGDKSPGFRGSQSWIGCVEASLCLDYFGGPQGRLCHIPRGAGLQGELEKLYSHFAGGGGPVMVGGDADAQSKALLGVCLGPGTEAYVLVLDPHFWGDPKNPSELQAGGWVGWREVGTAFDPNSFYNLCLTSRNSQHQQHALD; encoded by the coding sequence ATGCGGGAGCCGGAGTCCCGTCCGAGCCGCCAGGACGACGCGTCCGTTCGGCCTCCCTCCCCGCCGCCTGCCCTGAAGCCCCTGAAGGACGTCCACCTGGGCCTAGCCCCGCCGGACCGCGGGCCCGCTCGCCTGGCCCTCCTCTCGGGCCACTACCTTTACTATCATTACGGCTGCGACGGCCTGGATGaccggggctggggctgcggctaCCGCACTCTGCAGACGCTGTGCTCGTGGCCAGAGGGCTGGTCCGCGCGCGTGCCCGGGCTGGCCGCCGTGCAGGCGGCCCTGGAGGACATGGGCGACAAGTCCCCCGGGTTCCGGGGTTCCCAGAGCTGGATCGGTTGTGTAGAAGCCAGCCTCTGCCTCGACTACTTCGGAGGGCCCCAGGGGCGCCTGTGTCACATACCCCGTGGAGCAGGGCTTCAGGGAGAACTGGAGAAGCTCTACTCCCACTtcgcagggggtggggggcctgtgATGGTTGGGGGAGATGCAGATGCACAATCCAAGGCCTTGCTGGGAGTCTGCCTGGGACCAGGCACGGAAGCCTATGTTCTGGTATTGGACCCTCACTTCTGGGGTGATCCAAAAAATCCCAGTGAACTACaggcgggtggctgggtgggatGGAGAGAAGTGGGCACAGCCTTTGACCCCAACTCCTTCTACAACCTGTGTTTGACGAGCCGCAACTCCCAACATCAACAGCATGCCCTGGACTGA
- the ACHE gene encoding acetylcholinesterase isoform X1 — protein sequence MRPPWCPLHTPSPASPILLLLLFLLGGGAEAEDPELLVTVRGGRLRGIRLMAPGGPVSAFLGIPFAEPPVGPRRFLPPEPKRPWSGVLDATAFQSVCYQYVDTLYPGFEGTEMWNPNRELSEDCLYLNVWTPYPRPASPTPVLVWIYGGGFYSGASSLDVYDGRFLAQAEGTVLVSMNYRVGAFGFLALPGSREAPGNVGLLDQRLALQWVQENVATFGGDPRAVTVFGESAGAASVGMHLLSPPSRGLFHRAVLQSGAPNGPWATVGVGEARRRATLLARLVGCPPGGAGGNDTELVACLRTRPAQDLVDHEWHVLPQESVFRFSFVPVVDGDFLSDTPEALISAGDFHGLQVLVGVVKDEGSYFLVYGAPGFSKDNESLISRAQFLAGVRVGVPQASDLAAEAVVLHYTDWLHPEDPARLREAMSDVVGDHNVVCPVAQLAGRLAAQGARVYAYVFEHRSSTLTWPLWMGVPHGYEIEFIFGLPLEPSLNYTAEERTFAQRLMRYWANFARTGDPNDPRDPKVPQWPPYTAGAQQYVSLNLRPLEVRRGLRAQACAFWNRFLPKLLSATDTLDEAERQWKAEFHRWSSYMVHWKNQFDHYSKQDRCSDL from the exons ATGAGGCCCCCCTGGTGTCCCCTGCACACGCCCTCCCCGGCTTCCCCaatccttctcctcctcctcttcctcttgggaggaggggcagaggctgaggaCCCAGAGCTGCTGGTAACAGTGCGTGGGGGCCGGCTGCGGGGCATCCGCCTAATGGCCCCCGGGGGCcctgtctctgcttttctggGCATCCCCTTCGCAGAGCCACCTGTGGGCCCCCGTCGCTTTCTGCCACCAGAGCCCAAGCGGCCCTGGTCAGGGGTGCTGGACGCCACAGCCTTCCAAAGCGTCTGCTACCAATATGTGGACACCTTATACCCTGGCTTTGAGGGCACTGAGATGTGGAACCCCAACCGTGAGCTGAGTGAAGACTGCCTCTACCTCAATGTGTGGACACCATACCCCCGGCCTGCATCACCCACCCCTGTCCTCGTATGGATCTATGGGGGTGGCTTCTACAGTGGCGCCTCCTCCCTGGACGTATATGATGGCCGCTTCCTGGCCCAGGCTGAGGGGACCGTGCTGGTGTCCATGAACTACCGGGTGGGAGCCTTTGGCTTCTTGGCCCTGCCAGGGAGCCGGGAGGCCCCAGGCAACGTGGGTCTACTGGATCAGAGGCTGGCACTGCAGTGGGTGCAGGAGAATGTGGCCACCTTCGGGGGCGACCCAAGGGCAGTGACTGTGTTCGGGGAAAGCGCTGGTGCGGCCTCAGTGGGCATGCACCTGCTGTCCCCTCCCAGCCGGGGCCTGTTCCACAGGGCTGTGCTGCAGAGTGGAGCACCCAACGGCCCTTGGGCCACAGTGGGTGTGGGAGAGGCCCGCCGTAGGGCCACACTGCTGGCACGCCTGGTGGGCTGTCCCCCAGGGGGGGCCGGTGGCAATGACACAGAGCTGGTCGCCTGCCTGAGGACACGGCCAGCTCAGGACCTGGTGGACCACGAGTGGCATGTGCTGCCTCAGGAAAGTGTCTTCCGCTTCTCTTTCGTGCCTGTGGTGGATGGTGACTTCCTCAGTGACACCCCGGAGGCCCTCATCAGTGCTGGAGACTTCCACGGGCTGCAG GTGCTGGTGGGTGTGGTGAAGGATGAGGGCTCCTATTTTCTGGTTTACGGGGCCCCAGGCTTCAGCAAAGACAACGAATCTCTCATCAGCCGGGCCCAGTTCCTGGCTGGGGTGCGGGTCGGGGTCCCCCAGGCGAGTGACCTAGCTGCCGAGGCTGTGGTCCTGCATTACACAGACTGGCTGCACCCTGAGGACCCGGCACGCCTGAGAGAGGCCATGAGTGATGTGGTGGGTGACCACAACGTCGTGTGCCCCGTGGCCCAGCTGGCTGGACGCCTGGCTGCCCAGGGGGCTCGGGTCTATGCCTACGTCTTTGAACATCGCTCGTCCACGCTCACCTGGCCCCTCTGGATGGGGGTGCCCCACGGCTACGAGATCGAGTTCATCTTTGGGCTCCCTCTGGAACCCTCGCTAAACTATACCGCTGAAGAGAGAACCTTTGCCCAGCGACTGATGAGATACTGGGCCAACTTCGCCCGCACAGG GGACCCCAATGACCCCCGGGACCCCAAAGTCCCGCAGTGGCCACCGTACACGGCGGGAGCGCAGCAGTACGTGAGCTTGAACCTCCGGCCGCTGGAGGTGCGCCGGGGGCTGCGCGCCCAAGCCTGCGCCTTCTGGAACCGCTTCCTACCCAAATTGCTCAGCGCCACCG ACACGCTGGACGAGGCGGAGCGCCAGTGGAAGGCCGAGTTCCACCGCTGGAGCTCCTACATGGTGCACTGGAAGAACCAGTTTGACCATTACAGCAAGCAGGATCGCTGCTCAGACCTGTGA
- the ACHE gene encoding acetylcholinesterase isoform X2 — translation MRPPWCPLHTPSPASPILLLLLFLLGGGAEAEDPELLVTVRGGRLRGIRLMAPGGPVSAFLGIPFAEPPVGPRRFLPPEPKRPWSGVLDATAFQSVCYQYVDTLYPGFEGTEMWNPNRELSEDCLYLNVWTPYPRPASPTPVLVWIYGGGFYSGASSLDVYDGRFLAQAEGTVLVSMNYRVGAFGFLALPGSREAPGNVGLLDQRLALQWVQENVATFGGDPRAVTVFGESAGAASVGMHLLSPPSRGLFHRAVLQSGAPNGPWATVGVGEARRRATLLARLVGCPPGGAGGNDTELVACLRTRPAQDLVDHEWHVLPQESVFRFSFVPVVDGDFLSDTPEALISAGDFHGLQVLVGVVKDEGSYFLVYGAPGFSKDNESLISRAQFLAGVRVGVPQASDLAAEAVVLHYTDWLHPEDPARLREAMSDVVGDHNVVCPVAQLAGRLAAQGARVYAYVFEHRSSTLTWPLWMGVPHGYEIEFIFGLPLEPSLNYTAEERTFAQRLMRYWANFARTGDPNDPRDPKVPQWPPYTAGAQQYVSLNLRPLEVRRGLRAQACAFWNRFLPKLLSATASKAPSTCSGPAHGEASRRSRPGLPLPLLLFFHLSGLLRL, via the exons ATGAGGCCCCCCTGGTGTCCCCTGCACACGCCCTCCCCGGCTTCCCCaatccttctcctcctcctcttcctcttgggaggaggggcagaggctgaggaCCCAGAGCTGCTGGTAACAGTGCGTGGGGGCCGGCTGCGGGGCATCCGCCTAATGGCCCCCGGGGGCcctgtctctgcttttctggGCATCCCCTTCGCAGAGCCACCTGTGGGCCCCCGTCGCTTTCTGCCACCAGAGCCCAAGCGGCCCTGGTCAGGGGTGCTGGACGCCACAGCCTTCCAAAGCGTCTGCTACCAATATGTGGACACCTTATACCCTGGCTTTGAGGGCACTGAGATGTGGAACCCCAACCGTGAGCTGAGTGAAGACTGCCTCTACCTCAATGTGTGGACACCATACCCCCGGCCTGCATCACCCACCCCTGTCCTCGTATGGATCTATGGGGGTGGCTTCTACAGTGGCGCCTCCTCCCTGGACGTATATGATGGCCGCTTCCTGGCCCAGGCTGAGGGGACCGTGCTGGTGTCCATGAACTACCGGGTGGGAGCCTTTGGCTTCTTGGCCCTGCCAGGGAGCCGGGAGGCCCCAGGCAACGTGGGTCTACTGGATCAGAGGCTGGCACTGCAGTGGGTGCAGGAGAATGTGGCCACCTTCGGGGGCGACCCAAGGGCAGTGACTGTGTTCGGGGAAAGCGCTGGTGCGGCCTCAGTGGGCATGCACCTGCTGTCCCCTCCCAGCCGGGGCCTGTTCCACAGGGCTGTGCTGCAGAGTGGAGCACCCAACGGCCCTTGGGCCACAGTGGGTGTGGGAGAGGCCCGCCGTAGGGCCACACTGCTGGCACGCCTGGTGGGCTGTCCCCCAGGGGGGGCCGGTGGCAATGACACAGAGCTGGTCGCCTGCCTGAGGACACGGCCAGCTCAGGACCTGGTGGACCACGAGTGGCATGTGCTGCCTCAGGAAAGTGTCTTCCGCTTCTCTTTCGTGCCTGTGGTGGATGGTGACTTCCTCAGTGACACCCCGGAGGCCCTCATCAGTGCTGGAGACTTCCACGGGCTGCAG GTGCTGGTGGGTGTGGTGAAGGATGAGGGCTCCTATTTTCTGGTTTACGGGGCCCCAGGCTTCAGCAAAGACAACGAATCTCTCATCAGCCGGGCCCAGTTCCTGGCTGGGGTGCGGGTCGGGGTCCCCCAGGCGAGTGACCTAGCTGCCGAGGCTGTGGTCCTGCATTACACAGACTGGCTGCACCCTGAGGACCCGGCACGCCTGAGAGAGGCCATGAGTGATGTGGTGGGTGACCACAACGTCGTGTGCCCCGTGGCCCAGCTGGCTGGACGCCTGGCTGCCCAGGGGGCTCGGGTCTATGCCTACGTCTTTGAACATCGCTCGTCCACGCTCACCTGGCCCCTCTGGATGGGGGTGCCCCACGGCTACGAGATCGAGTTCATCTTTGGGCTCCCTCTGGAACCCTCGCTAAACTATACCGCTGAAGAGAGAACCTTTGCCCAGCGACTGATGAGATACTGGGCCAACTTCGCCCGCACAGG GGACCCCAATGACCCCCGGGACCCCAAAGTCCCGCAGTGGCCACCGTACACGGCGGGAGCGCAGCAGTACGTGAGCTTGAACCTCCGGCCGCTGGAGGTGCGCCGGGGGCTGCGCGCCCAAGCCTGCGCCTTCTGGAACCGCTTCCTACCCAAATTGCTCAGCGCCACCG CCTCGAAGGCTCCCAGCACCTGCTCAGGCCCCGCCCACGGGGAGGCATCCCGGAGGTCCAGGCCCggccttcccctgccccttctcctcttcttccacctCTCCGGGCTCCTGCGGCTGTGA